The bacterium nucleotide sequence CGGTTGTAGTAGACGCTGCACACGTTGCCTCGGTCGGTGGGGGTGTTCGCCTCGCGATCGACCATCGAGGCGAGGATGACGATGGACTGGATCGTTTCCGCGGGCCGGGCCGGTGTCGCCTGCGCGATCTGCGCCCGGAGGTCGGCCGAGAAGACCACGCCGAACTGATCCAGCTGCTCCTTGACCAGGCCGCGCACGCCGGCGGCGGGATCGATGAGGTACGTGTCGGGAAAGAGATAGCCCTCGAAGGGCACGCCTGGATTGCCCGGCCGCGCCGGTAGAAAGCTGTACGAGGACGCCCACGATGGATCCGCCGCGGCCACCAGGTAGTCGGCGGCGGTCGCGTAGTTCGGCGACGTCCCGACCTTCGCCCTGGCCACGACCTTGGCCTGCTCTCGGAGTGGAAAGCCCTCGGGAAACGTGATGACCTCCTGGTCCGAGTTGCCGTGCTGGAGCGCGGCCACGATCTGCGCCATCGTCATGTTGAAGTTGAGGACGAATGCGCCGGCCTGGAACTTCGGCCCGGCGTCGGTCATCCGAGCGTAGATGTCGAAGGCCAGCGCGCTGCGGATGAGGCGCAGGTTGAGCAGCTCGTCACCGATCTGCGCCGAGGTCTCGCCCTGGTCGATGTGGAACGGCACCGTATGGCTGGTGCTCGAGATCGGGGTGTTGACGTTGAAGTTCCACCAGTCGATGGCCCGGGACGTGCCGAATCCCAGCAGGGCGATCACGAGCAGGACGGCGACGAGCCTCTTCACTCGACGTCATCCTCCTCCAGGGCGGCGATGACCCGTTTGAACTCCTCCCCATCCACCGT carries:
- the mltG gene encoding endolytic transglycosylase MltG, with translation MKRLVAVLLVIALLGFGTSRAIDWWNFNVNTPISSTSHTVPFHIDQGETSAQIGDELLNLRLIRSALAFDIYARMTDAGPKFQAGAFVLNFNMTMAQIVAALQHGNSDQEVITFPEGFPLREQAKVVARAKVGTSPNYATAADYLVAAADPSWASSYSFLPARPGNPGVPFEGYLFPDTYLIDPAAGVRGLVKEQLDQFGVVFSADLRAQIAQATPARPAETIQSIVILASMVDREANTPTDRGNVCSVYYNRLRLNMPLGVDATLLYALGRLTPEPTAAELQMNSPYNTRIHTGLPPGPIGNPGKAALLACVNPPQTAYLYYFADTQRVTHFETNEQDFERDIQKYGVSGS